A DNA window from Undibacterium sp. YM2 contains the following coding sequences:
- a CDS encoding LysR family transcriptional regulator: MDRLTAMRVFCEVASSGSFSATADKLDMSRAMVTRYVSELESWLNARLLQRTTRSVTLTDAGEQCLRRSQQMLVLMENIEEETRSDDAELRGQLRLTCSTSFAFGHLARVISKFLAQHPLLKIDLHVGDGTVNLVEARIDLAIRISSEPDPLLIARPLAICDSVLVAAPSYVQQAGLPQHPQDLPAHRCLSHANYGRNTWRFVREGKGGDDSVQVDIASHFSANDATVLLQAVLAGAGITLLPTYLMGDHLDKGDLQIILPEWTAPPMTIYALFPSRRHLSPAVRALLDFLVAEFASQPW; this comes from the coding sequence ATGGACAGACTGACAGCAATGCGGGTGTTTTGTGAGGTGGCTAGCAGTGGCAGCTTTAGTGCTACGGCAGACAAGCTGGACATGTCGCGCGCCATGGTGACGCGTTATGTGAGTGAGCTGGAAAGCTGGCTGAATGCCCGCCTGCTGCAAAGAACCACGCGCAGCGTGACCCTGACGGATGCGGGTGAACAATGCCTGCGCCGCAGCCAGCAAATGCTGGTGCTGATGGAGAATATAGAAGAAGAAACCCGCAGCGATGATGCAGAATTGCGCGGGCAATTGCGGCTGACTTGCAGTACCTCGTTTGCCTTTGGTCATCTGGCGCGTGTCATCAGCAAGTTCCTCGCGCAACATCCCTTGCTGAAAATAGACCTGCATGTCGGTGATGGCACCGTCAACCTGGTTGAGGCGCGCATAGACCTGGCGATACGTATCAGCAGCGAGCCTGATCCTTTGTTGATCGCGCGGCCACTGGCTATCTGTGACTCTGTGTTGGTCGCCGCGCCTTCTTATGTGCAGCAGGCGGGTTTGCCACAACACCCGCAGGACTTACCTGCCCATCGCTGTTTAAGCCATGCCAATTATGGCCGCAACACCTGGCGCTTTGTGCGTGAGGGCAAGGGTGGAGATGACAGCGTGCAGGTCGATATCGCCAGCCATTTCAGTGCCAATGATGCGACGGTATTGTTGCAGGCGGTACTGGCTGGTGCGGGCATTACCCTGTTGCCGACCTACCTGATGGGTGATCATCTGGACAAAGGTGATCTGCAAATCATCTTGCCGGAATGGACGGCACCACCCATGACTATCTATGCCCTATTCCCTTCGCGCCGTCACTTGTCGCCTGCGGTGCGTGCTTTGCTGGATTTTCTGGTGGCGGAATTTGCCAGCCAGCCCTGGTGA
- a CDS encoding MBL fold metallo-hydrolase, with product MLRTTILATTLAVTFASAEAATPLQVKVYNADGNSFNVNSTLVYGEKEAMVIDAGFTRADALRIAANVLDSGKQLKTILVSQADPDYYFGVETLKEVFPQADVVATPAVLEKLTAKVAVKVAFWGPKMGANAPRTPILPKAMSGNSLTVDGQVVELRGNQGLLAHRPYFWIPSIKAIVGNIGVFGNLHVWTADTQTVAERSAWVAQLDEMAALQPKIVVPGHMKSGAAIDISAITYTKAYLLSFEKNAAATKTGAELIEAMKKAYPDAPPGLSLDIGAKVNKGEMKW from the coding sequence ATGCTGCGCACTACCATCCTGGCCACTACCCTCGCTGTCACTTTCGCCTCTGCCGAGGCAGCTACACCCTTGCAAGTCAAAGTCTATAACGCTGACGGCAATAGCTTTAATGTTAATTCCACCCTGGTCTATGGCGAGAAAGAAGCCATGGTCATCGATGCCGGCTTCACCCGTGCAGATGCCTTGCGCATCGCAGCCAATGTGCTCGACAGCGGCAAGCAACTTAAAACCATCCTGGTTAGCCAGGCTGATCCTGATTATTACTTCGGTGTAGAAACCCTCAAGGAAGTCTTCCCGCAAGCCGATGTTGTCGCCACACCCGCCGTGCTGGAAAAGCTGACAGCCAAAGTCGCAGTCAAAGTCGCCTTCTGGGGCCCAAAAATGGGTGCCAATGCACCACGTACACCCATCCTGCCAAAAGCCATGAGTGGCAATAGCCTGACCGTCGATGGCCAAGTGGTCGAGCTGCGCGGCAACCAGGGTTTGCTGGCACATCGCCCTTATTTCTGGATACCTTCCATCAAAGCCATCGTCGGCAACATAGGCGTGTTTGGTAACCTGCATGTATGGACAGCAGACACCCAGACCGTGGCAGAACGCAGCGCCTGGGTCGCACAGCTCGATGAAATGGCAGCCCTGCAACCAAAAATCGTCGTGCCTGGCCACATGAAGTCTGGCGCCGCTATTGATATCAGCGCCATCACTTATACGAAGGCCTATCTGCTGTCGTTTGAGAAGAATGCAGCGGCGACCAAGACAGGTGCTGAGCTGATTGAAGCCATGAAAAAAGCCTACCCTGATGCGCCACCAGGTTTGTCTCTGGATATTGGTGCCAAGGTAAATAAGGGTGAGATGAAGTGGTGA
- a CDS encoding nuclear transport factor 2 family protein: MSNLNIIKSTYEGKISEKNGKNLQRYLATDASWTEAKGFPYAGTYIGFTDIQKNVFYRLATEWLDYKFTVEDYVASGDKVVAYGTYSGTHKTSQKSFTARVVHLWQLKDEKIIRFEQFVDSHSVIVAMA; encoded by the coding sequence ATGAGCAACCTCAATATCATCAAAAGCACTTATGAAGGTAAGATCTCGGAAAAAAACGGCAAGAACCTCCAGCGCTATCTGGCGACAGACGCCAGTTGGACCGAGGCGAAAGGTTTCCCCTATGCCGGTACTTATATTGGCTTCACCGACATACAAAAGAATGTCTTCTACCGTCTCGCCACCGAATGGCTAGACTACAAATTCACCGTAGAAGATTACGTCGCCAGCGGCGACAAGGTCGTGGCTTATGGCACTTATAGCGGTACGCATAAGACGAGCCAAAAATCTTTCACAGCCAGAGTCGTCCATCTTTGGCAATTAAAGGACGAAAAGATCATCCGCTTTGAACAGTTTGTTGATAGCCACAGCGTTATTGTTGCAATGGCCTAG